The following proteins come from a genomic window of Salvia hispanica cultivar TCC Black 2014 chromosome 4, UniMelb_Shisp_WGS_1.0, whole genome shotgun sequence:
- the LOC125223746 gene encoding protein SLOW GREEN 1, chloroplastic-like, with product MNSPLSASAPLSPSPLSAHSSAATTPILLPASILSSHKKNFAIKAASSSSTNPSPPIPFIPHLKAAACAVVIAAATFSKFQSPARAELPKPSETLTATVGREDIQQEEDDDTAANSPLTQLLESSSEAIDALKKLLQEKLDAGEDAESLSILRKLSAAQPENQEWRFMIARLLSEIGRIEEAREAFEEILSRNPLSFEALFENALLMDRSGEREEVMRRLQKALGVAESEMKAKEARDVRLIMAQMQFLHKDVEEALRSYDELAMEDPSDFRPYFCKGMIYSLLDKNDEAKQQFAKYKQLSPKKFEVEGYLRSPLSRMKLFGTDEAN from the coding sequence ATGAATTCCCCTCTCTCAGCCTCCGCTCCTCTATCTCCGTCGCCTCTCTCCGCCCATAGCTCCGCCGCGACCACCCCCATTCTCCTCCCCGCCTCCATCCTATCCTCACACAAGAAGAATTTCGCTATCAaagccgcctcctcctcctcaaccaacCCCTCTCCACCAATCCCCTTCATTCCCCATCTAAAGGCCGCCGCCTGCGCCGTCGTAATCGCCGCCGCGACATTCTCGAAGTTCCAATCCCCAGCCAGGGCGGAGCTTCCGAAGCCATCCGAAACCCTAACCGCAACCGTAGGCCGCGAAGACATCCAACAGGAAGAAGACGACGACACCGCCGCGAATTCGCCTCTGACGCAGCTCCTCGAATCCAGCTCCGAAGCTATCGACGCGCTGAAGAAGCTCCTCCAGGAGAAGCTCGACGCCGGCGAGGACGCCGAGAGCCTCTCGATTCTACGGAAGCTCTCCGCCGCGCAGCCGGAAAATCAGGAGTGGAGGTTCATGATCGCGAGGCTCCTGAGCGAGATCGGGAGAATCGAGGAGGCGCGCGAGGCGTTCGAGGAGATCCTATCGCGAAATCCGCTCAGCTTCGAGGCGCTGTTTGAGAACGCGCTGTTGATGGATCGGTCAGGGGAGAGGGAGGAGGTGATGCGGCGGCTGCAGAAGGCGCTGGGGGTGGCGGAGAGCGAGATGAAGGCGAAGGAGGCGAGAGACGTGAGGCTGATCATGGCGCAGATGCAGTTCCTTCACAAGGATGTGGAGGAGGCGCTGCGGAGCTACGATGAGCTGGCGATGGAGGATCCCTCCGATTTCCGCCCCTATTTCTGCAAAGGTATGATTTACAGCTTGTTGGATAAGAACGACGAGGCAAAGCAGCAATTCGCCAAGTATAAACAGCTTTCCCccaaaaaatttgaagtgGAAGGCTATCTCCGGTCGCCATTGTCGAGAATGAAGCTTTTTGGTACTGATGAGGCCAATTAA
- the LOC125223747 gene encoding slit homolog 2 protein-like isoform X2, whose amino-acid sequence MATVVFLAITLALGSACASANFTFPFISSFGDEACKTTIFGKGSCVPSNNSVFGFECQCQKGWKQSRPANDQFFKFLPCVVPDCNVSFNCDMPPAPAPNLKNANQSVFDPCSWTDCGGGSCNNTSMFTHSCTCEEGYYNLFNSSSFPCYKECAMKGDCPNLGIALGNSSNPTPSGPGSSSVVGDNSSHASSLITFSWLITIVATLAPFLWNYT is encoded by the exons ATGGCTACAGTTGTATTTCTTGCTATTACACTGGCTCTGGGATCTGCCTGCGCCTCCGCCAACTTCACCTTCCCTTTTATCTCCTCTTTCG GTGATGAAGCTTGCAAAACAACTATTTTTGGAAAGGGAAGCTGCGTGCCTTCGAATAATAGTGTTTTCGGATTCGAGTGTCAATGCCAGAAAGGCTGGAAACAGTCTCGCCCTGCGAATGATCAGTTCTTCAAGTTCCTGCCTTGCGTCGTTCCCGACT GTAATGTAAGTTTCAACTGTGATATGCCTCCTGCTCCTGCACCCAATCTCAAGAACGCAAACCAATCAGTCTTTGATC CCTGCTCGTGGACTGATTGTGGAGGGGGCTCGTGCAACAACACCTCCATGTTCACACACTCATGTACGTGCGAGGAGGGCTACTACAACTTGTTCAATTCCTCTTCCTTCCCGTGCTACAAAGAAT GCGCAATGAAAGGGGACTGCCCGAATCTGGGAATCGCCCTGGGGAACTCATCAAATCCGACACCCTCGGGGCCAGGAAGCTCCAGTGTCGTTGGAGACAATTCAAGCCACG CATCAAGCTTGATCACCTTCAGTTGGCTGATTACCATAGTTGCAACATTAGCTCCATTTCTATGGAACTACACTTGA
- the LOC125223747 gene encoding slit homolog 2 protein-like isoform X1, whose amino-acid sequence MATVVFLAITLALGSACASANFTFPFISSFGDEACKTTIFGKGSCVPSNNSVFGFECQCQKGWKQSRPANDQFFKFLPCVVPDCNVSFNCDMPPAPAPNLKNANQSVFDPCSWTDCGGGSCNNTSMFTHSCTCEEGYYNLFNSSSFPCYKECAMKGDCPNLGIALGNSSNPTPSGPGSSSVVGDNSSHAASSLITFSWLITIVATLAPFLWNYT is encoded by the exons ATGGCTACAGTTGTATTTCTTGCTATTACACTGGCTCTGGGATCTGCCTGCGCCTCCGCCAACTTCACCTTCCCTTTTATCTCCTCTTTCG GTGATGAAGCTTGCAAAACAACTATTTTTGGAAAGGGAAGCTGCGTGCCTTCGAATAATAGTGTTTTCGGATTCGAGTGTCAATGCCAGAAAGGCTGGAAACAGTCTCGCCCTGCGAATGATCAGTTCTTCAAGTTCCTGCCTTGCGTCGTTCCCGACT GTAATGTAAGTTTCAACTGTGATATGCCTCCTGCTCCTGCACCCAATCTCAAGAACGCAAACCAATCAGTCTTTGATC CCTGCTCGTGGACTGATTGTGGAGGGGGCTCGTGCAACAACACCTCCATGTTCACACACTCATGTACGTGCGAGGAGGGCTACTACAACTTGTTCAATTCCTCTTCCTTCCCGTGCTACAAAGAAT GCGCAATGAAAGGGGACTGCCCGAATCTGGGAATCGCCCTGGGGAACTCATCAAATCCGACACCCTCGGGGCCAGGAAGCTCCAGTGTCGTTGGAGACAATTCAAGCCACG CAGCATCAAGCTTGATCACCTTCAGTTGGCTGATTACCATAGTTGCAACATTAGCTCCATTTCTATGGAACTACACTTGA
- the LOC125219810 gene encoding protein IQ-DOMAIN 19-like — MGKTGRWLRNILTTKKEKAKEREIDQISGTDHRPSSPISTTTPKEKRRWSFRRSSASAPPKHHDPTPIENEPALPTPPSDHKAEEEAEAEAATKIQAVFRGYLARKALNALRGLVKLQALVRGHLVRKQATATLRCMQALVAVQTRARAQRLKMAAQDSQFLDQTNYTHRKSTHENMFRNSNYQDFGLEENVKIVEMDQGDYKPATRARNSYSNHTWSKQDHHESDITSSLGTAESSPLQCYSAVLSKAEEARLPFSYPRSEYAESLCNDCPGYMANTQSSRAKVRSHSAPRQRPPEGAPVLESRRRPSIEGRNVPRAVRMQRSSSHVAHYPWSVKLDRSSVSLKDSECGSSSTVLTNTNYCRSLVGFEVHGGRY; from the exons atggggaAAACAGGAAGATGGCTAAGAAACATCTTGACTACCAAGAAAGAAAAGgcaaaagagagagaaatcgaCCAAATCTCAGGCACCGACCACCGCCCCTCCTCTCCCatctccaccaccacccctAAAGAGAAGCGCCGCTGGAGCTTCCGCCgctcctccgcctccgcccCGCCCAAGCACCACGATCCCACCCCCATCGAAAACGAACCCGCATTGCCCACCCCGCCCTCCGATCACAAGGCCGAGGAAGAGGCCGAGGCCGAGGCCGCGACCAAGATCCAAGCTGTTTTTCGCGGCTATTTG GCGAGAAAAGCTTTGAATGCGTTGAGAGGATTGGTGAAGCTGCAGGCGTTGGTGAGGGGGCATTTGGTGAGGAAGCAAGCGACGGCGACGCTGCGGTGTATGCAGGCGCTGGTGGCCGTGCAGACCAGAGCCAGAGCCCAGAGGCTGAAGATGGCTGCTCAAGATTCCCAATTTCTTGATCAAACCAATTACACTCATAGAAAATCTACCCATGAAAATATGTTTAGGAATTCCAATTATCAA GATTTCGGGCTGGAAGAGAACGTGAAGATCGTGGAGATGGATCAAGGCGACTACAAGCCCGCGACAAGAGCCCGGAACAGCTACTCAAACCACACGTGGAGCAAGCAAGATCATCACGAATCAGACATAACAAGCTCGTTGGGGACGGCAGAGAGCAGCCCCCTGCAGTGCTACTCTGCCGTCCTGTCCAAGGCCGAGGAGGCCCGCCTCCCGTTCTCATACCCGAGGTCAGAGTACGCAGAGTCCCTCTGCAACGACTGCCCCGGCTACATGGCCAACACGCAGTCGTCCAGGGCTAAAGTGCGGTCCCACAGCGCCCCCAGGCAGAGGCCCCCTGAGGGGGCCCCTGTGCTGGAGAGCAGGCGGCGCCCCTCCATAGAGGGGCGCAACGTGCCTAGGGCGGTCAGGATGCAGAGGTCGTCGTCGCACGTGGCTCACTATCCTTGGTCAGTGAAGCTTGATAGATCATCAGTTTCACTCAAGGATAGTGAGTGTGGATCATCCAGCACTGTGCTTACTAACACCAACTATTGTAGATCATTGGTTGGATTTGAG GTGCATGGAGGTAGGTATTGA